The genomic DNA AAAATTAGTCAtacgttttttttgttattaagtttACTGAGTGACTCGAAATCAGCATTAGCTGCTAGTTTTTGAGGAAGCAAAATCCTTGCAAACAGAATCTAATGTAACTGATAAAACCGCTGTTGAGTCAGGATCGTCGAATTTGTCAGGCGAAGTCTTTACTGGATTATCCGAATTACCAAAAGCTGTGAAAGTATTATCAAATAAGGAGATTCAAACTAGTAATTAAGACGACCATATCAATAAGGATTATGCTATTTTGCAAAATGCATGTCACTCTTTTGAGGCGCCCTTATGTTCACGTATAGACGGGAATTTAAATGAAACCAACTATTTATCACGTAAGTTGttattgcttattatttttaagagatgattttttactttttcttactAGAAGAAGAAGTAATACAGCTGGAAATAGACCAGCCAAATATCGACGACACTGATAAATCCAACACAACAACGCAATCAATCTGGGGATTTCGAGGCATATTCAGGTGATGTATATGATCCTGTAAATGATGATACCAGTAGCGGTTCTGATTCAGATATAAACCAAAACATATCTAAAGAACTTGGTACTCCAGTTCATATATCAGCAGACACTGTTGTtacaaataacataaattttacGAAGAAGAAAGGAAGGAAAAAAGTCATAGAGGGCCAAGAAAGTAGAAAAAGGAAAACGGATCGGAACAGTtgggataaaaataaaagaaaaatggcaAAAACTCAGAGTAAAGCGTATTTGATAAAAGCAGGGAAAagagtttctgaaaaaaaaaattaaagatccCTGTACCTGTAAGAAAAAGTGTTCAGAGAAGTTTTCTAACGACGCAAGAACGGAGTTATTTCAGGGATTTTATATGTTATCACAAGAAGCACAAAACCAATTTATTGCTAACCATATTCAAGAGTTTCCAAAAAGATCAGAGACGTGTAGAGAAAATAACAAAGAAAGCAGAAGAAATTACAGTAGATACTATTTTTTCGACCTTAATTCTGAAAGGATCGAAGTTtgccaaaaaatgtttttatctaCACTTGATCTCACTTTAAAAAAAGTGCGCATTATTGTAGAAAAAAAGCGAAGCTTTAATGGTATTTGTCCTGATGACGCCAGAGGAAAACATTTAAACCATCCCAAGGTAAgccaataagaaaaatatttaatccgTAGCCATATAAAAATGTTTCCTGCATTCGAGAGTCACTATTCAAGAGAACAAACAACGAAAAAATATTTGTCCCCAGATCTGTCGATATCCAAAATGTACAAACTGTATGTTGAGTATTGCCAAGAAAACAATAGAGTGCCAAAAAAAGAATCCCTgtatagaaaaatttttaatgaagagtTCAACTTTTCGTTTAAAAAACCTTACAATGACACCTGTGCAACAAGTTTTTGCTTCGGCTTAAATCAGTTACTAATGTGGAAGAAAAAAAAGCGACAAGCTTAAGTGCAAAACAAatgctaatttattagttatgaGCTTTGACTTGCAAGAGTGTTTGCCAACTCCTAACTTACAAAGCAGTGtgtctttttataaaagaaaactttggACATTCAATCTCACAGTTTTtgaatcacataaaaatataaattcggCAAAATGTTATTTATGGAATAAACAATAGAAACAATAGTTCTTGTCTGTATACTTACCTTCATAACATTCCCTTTGATGTGAATGAAATAATTATGTACAGTGATTGTTGTcctggacaaaacaaaaacattttaatttctgcTATGCTGCTAACGattattgaagaatattttaaacgagAAGGAAGGCATGTCAGCATATATCACAAATTTCTTATTCCGGAACATACTCATATGGAAGCCGACCAAATTCATGCAGCCATTGAAAAGGCTAGAAAAAATACCacagtaaaaatagaaattcctagAGACTGGGCCAATTTAATTCGTTTAGTGCTTAGGAAACTCCCAATTTTTGTGCATGAGATGGCTCAGGAAGAATTCTTGAATTTTAAGTCACTCCTTTCGGGAAAGTTTcagcacaaaaaagttaatactttGGGAAACCCTGTTGTTTGGGCTAAAATAAGAGTCATTCACTATTCTACCGAAAATCCTGGTCTGCTGAAATACAAAACCACTTTTGCTGAAGACGAGCCATATCAAacgttaaatttattaagaaatcaaCCCGCAATtccgaaaatgcaataaaacttttccctattaataaaaaaccgtttccattccaaaaaataaagtaCAACATTTGAGGGACTTATTactatttattgataaaaacagTCAGCCATACTATTCTGCAGTTTCTTAATGGACTAACTTCTTCTGAGACTGCAATTGATAATCTTGGTGAAAGTGAAGATGATGAAGATTCGCTTTAGGTgcctatatttttatcaaaatgtatgTGCAACGACTTTTACGAAgttttttcttgtgtttttagtttcattttgatttttttaagttgggccaaagtgttattagtttattttattatttattaaaaaaaggccaatgtcaattttttttgaaaaataaatatattttaaacatttttaatttttttttttttaaaacctatatCCTTTATACCCAAATCAagcttaagaaaaatatagaaacctATCTATGTTGTAAAAACCAAACCTAATGCGACCTTATTACCTTTAAAgtcaatttgtcaaaaattgcgATTTATGACTTTGGCCCTTTTGGAACCAAGCCCCAGATATATACAAATGGATTTTAtcaaatagtaaaaaaaccTATAAGAATAGTCTACAAACGCCAAACATTAATTGATTATATCGTAACTAATAATAAGAATCTTGAATACAAAGTCTACCTTACATGTCAAAAATAAGTGGTATTCAATTCTGTCAATTACAATACCTcaagaaaaaacacaaaataataaaatggtaAGCTTCCAGAGGTCCCTCAAAATTATGATTCAagtaaatcacaaaaaatattgcttaataTTGTTTGGAACAATGATATTTCTGATATAAACATTTAGGCGATACTTTTATTGGTGACCCAGGGTTAAGATACTtcaaaagcaaaaataattaaaagaaaataattagaCCTGAGATAAGAGAAATGATGCAGGAAAGggttttattatataaaagggcTGAATGGATTTAAGTGATAAGAATccaaaataaatagaaatatcattgtcaaaaaaaaataataaaatagaaaaagagaAATTCTATAATGAaacaatagttttaaataaaaacaacccAAAAGAACTGTGGAATAACCTTAAAACGGCCTTACCGGGGAAAAATCAAATATTGCCAGATGAAATCAAGTTCGACACAGAAATAATCACACAATAGGAAGACATAGCTAagagatttaataaatatgttatatacAGTATTGATAGTATAATATTtgatgattttaataatttttatgtgtattttttattgatgtaaaataaaaacatttcattTCATAATACTTAGAGAAGTTTAAGTTgcgtaatttctttaaaatatatttaacaattatATTGTAAAGAAAGTATTCACCTGTATGTGCAGAAAATTCTCTTCATATAACTGATACGACAGTTTTTTAGCATCTTTGGCGGGAATCATGGCCAGCTGTTGTATCTGGTCTGGTTCAATGTAAGGTTTTAATTTAAccaacctaaaaaaaaaaatataagtatccAAAATTACATTTAGAAGTGAAGATTACCTAAATATCCTGGCGGCCTTAGAGTCATACTTTTCAAGCACCACCTGCTCAACCAACTCCCATACAAACTGAGTAAAAGcctcttttaaatatatttgatagGACCCCCCACTGGCTTCACCTGCTTTCCTAAGCAGTTTGCTATTATCTTGCTCTAAAACAATATGACTtctctattattattatcccATCCACTCAGGTAATATTACCAATAATGTTGATGTACTGGTCAAAAAACGGTAAAGTATGACTGTTGTTACTTTGTTGCCTCTTCAAAATATCCTTAATCTCTATGGCCGGTATGGGATTTGATACATCTGCCCACGGTTCTGTCCTTATATACATTTGCcttaaaaataacctaaaaccCAATCACTGAAAATAagctgaaaatgaaaaatacttaaaaaattacttaataatttcTCCAGAACATTCATCAAATTTCCTAGTAAAAGCAGTGACCATAATCCTGTCCCTCATATCTTGGTGAAACCGATCAAAATTCACTgcccaataaatgtttttatctaAAAGATGCCCATTACAAGTTCTCCTCAAAcattaaaaacgaaataaacttACAACTTAATGCAACGCTACTATCTGCTTGGTGGGCCAccagattttttatttcaatatttggTATTACATGCATCTCTTTCTCGTCCACGTGCAGGTCAGGCACAGGTTTCTCATCCGTGGAATATGGTattctttgtaaatattttgcggtaatcaaaaaaatcaatttgtccTTAATGTGTACCAGTGTGGGCGGCCGGTCGCTATTCTTCGACATTCTTTCGtgaacttttaatattaattccgGGGCTGACCAGTAACCTCTTTGTAGAATTTCTTCTACGATCATCTCGGCCTCATCTCCGTATTGAGTTTTAATGAGGTTTAGGTACTTTGGGTATCTGAGCATGTAAAGTACCTTTTCTGAATCCAAACTGTAATTTGCtagattttcatttttgttcGCTTTGAATGTTACTAATCTATGTTTTATTAGTATGCATAGGGCTTCTTTTacctaaaaatgacaaaatattttttttaagtgaattacTGCCATATGCATATAGTGGTAAGATTTACAtcatttttggttttgtttcTACActaatcttatttatttatttagttatttatttacggaaaccatttacaaaagtgttacatagcatacccatacagacatatatattcagatacaaaactatctataaatcaatgaaaggtttagatgagttaattattcaaagcccctatgaaataatattctttaactgccccttaaaagatgtaatcctagagtcaaaaaagcttatctgtcctgacagaccattagcactttgAGCCATttgtgtaattggctcattaataccataattggtatggtggaatgggactgaaaatatttctgattgtctattcaatctggaaggtaCCCtcagtttaaaaagagacaataactcgggacaatctatagtagcatttaaaaccttatgcataaaacataagtcaaGTAATGTTCTTCctgactctaatgtgggtaagttcaggttatccctgacccactgatagtaatactcctgtctcatgtaaccacatctaaaagcagccacccttaaaaatttattttgagttttttcaatctgctcaatgtagcagttatatgacggggaccacacaattgagccatactccaagatgggcctaacaagagagcaataaagtaatctaaaagtaaacaaagacaaatcagttgtagactgttggataaaacccagcattttcattgccctaccagtcacctgattgatgtgacttttaaaagacaacctggaatcaataaatattcctaagtcagaaacctctgttttgacaccaattgctacattatttattttataaagaaaagcaatagggtttctttgcttagaaaaagtaatcttatggcacttattaagggacattctattgaagtggcaccaatcaaagaacaaattaagatctttttgcaggagcacagcatcggAAAAGGATGTGATAGGCCTAAATAgtttcacatcatcagcaaacattagcacacaacaatttttaaggtttcaaactaaatcaatcaaaaagaggcaaaacaaaacagggcctgagtgagagccctgtggcaccccagatggcaccaaaatttcttcttcttttgaatcttttggaaatcatgtTTTTCTGGCATAGTGTATAACACagaattaaaaatcatttagttaacATTCTTTATACCccctatgttttttaaatattgtgacAAAATTCAGGAGCATGTTCCTTGGacaaaatcacataaaaaagttcctatgaacataaTATGTCCTAAATGTCTTAGATTTTAcactacagggtggtaaagttgaaagaaaaaaacttttttttctataaatttgatacctacccctgtagatatttttctgaaCATTGGTACATACTTTCTAAGCCtgtttaattaagtttttttatacataatatagatttttatatttgtcaTTGGCCTTCGTGGGGGTTTTGAACTGaacatctttttaaaatataaggatACGCCACTGGTTTTCCTTGTTAAAAATTCAGTTTTGAATCTATCCAAAAATTTTACCTGAGTCATCCTGGATATGGTTGCTAGGAACATTGATGAAGATTAGGAACAAGACAGGTCAAGAATCGACCCCTGTAGAATCTCAACTTCCACCAATGTATCTGCCGATACAGTTTCTGGAGAGTTTATTGTTTATCAAGAAGAATGAGAGTGGGGTGAAAGGATATGACTAAAGGTGTAAAGGCATTTTTAGTGTATCTTGCTCtatattatacatttatttgaTGTTTGTACATATCTATCTTCTGATAGGATTAAACAATTTGATTTGAAATGTATCTGTAGAAGGAGATAATATCTAGGATATAAGAACTCACCTTCGATAAGGGCAGATCGGTGCCCTTCCTTACATACAAAATAGGGCTGCTTTGTCTCTTAAACAGAAAAGCCCCAACGCTTGACACCACAGGGCCAAAACGTTCGGTTAATATCAAGGATATTACTTTGCCCAATATCACAGACATTGTGGATTTTTCTAAGTGGGcaataaaaaaggtaaagactataaaactgtataaatatttttgtttacatgcgATGGAAATTAGAGGTTGTAATTTCTTAACCTTACTTTTTAATTGACATTGACAGTTACTTTTCcgaattgaaataaaatattgaaatagaGTGTATTCCTAACtctatttcaatattttaaatcataagcttatttttattaattgaattatttataataatataacaatacaacataatgttttttcaataaatattttatagctaATGGAAGAAATTATGGTCTTTATTCATGTATAACTGGTTGCCTACCGTTATTactgtgtttatttatttaaataatactgCACGTAATAATTAACAAAACCTCTTCTATTCTTTCTAAGAACCGAGCGCCaaccaaataaaaaactttataaggctatcataaatattattaataattaataatgtaaaaaacGCTCATCCTGCCTAAATAGCAATAACATCACGTAAGCGCCTATGCtgacaaacatttaaataaatagacgCGCAAATAACGCCCTTTTGTCTAGAATTTTAAATACCCCATCGTGATTCCGCGAAGAAACAGTAATAACAGATTATGACCACGTCCTTGCGGATAGCGGATAAATGTCCTTAAACGCGTGATAgaattcatatatatatatattttttattaacaatacctACAAGTCGCCCGAACAGGATATAAGTTGTAAATATAGAAAACACGAATCGAATTGCAGCTAGGAATGTTGATGGATTTATCAAGAAATCGTACTATTAATTAAGGTGTTGAATAACAAATGAGTAGGTGTGggatcaataaataaaatcagattttaatttaggtataataacctgttaataatattaatgctttcttttaatttttataatatcagtCAAGAGATGGCGCTTAAAGCTTTGTGTGATTTTTATTCTATTTCTGGCATTTGTGAACCGTCAAAGTGTCAATGTCACATAAGTCAAGTTTtaggcacagaacacaaatataggtCTAATTTTATGGATGGTGTGGCCTCCATGAAAATGATCCCAACAGCAACATGAgttgacaaattaaaaaaatatatatattaacaatattgttttataaataaatagcaCAATATTAgcctattattaaaaactaaaaattctaTAGGTACATACAAATTCAATATTAATGGCATTACTTGTATTGCCTCCCCAAGGGAGAGTTTTGTTTTGCTTAGGGATGGACAAAAATAACCAGTTTTTGGAATAACCGGTTTTTTCATATCGAATAACCGATTATTAACCGGTTATTCTTGTCCTTAGGTTAATCCTCATAACCGACTAATTGAAGCAATAACCGGAAacccaaaattcaaaaaatttaatttcagttCTCCACTTAATGCTGCAAATGCCATTAGTCACATTAAATTACAGgttgacaaaaatattaaactacgAGGTGTAAAAccatcaaatgaaaaaaatgaaaatttaggtGCGAAAGAGCAAGGAATAACAAAAAGTATTTGGCAAGTGCATGATGCTGAAAAAAAGTAAGGTTTTCTATGGATGAGGATTATATAAGTGGAGGTTTGCTAACAGAGTTTAAACTATATGAGTCGAGACTCAGCCATTAATATCAGGAAATAGTGATTCAATCCGCTATTGGATAGAAAACAAAGGGGCGTTTCCTAAAACCAGCAGGATTGCACTGAGATTTCTGACTGTTTTAGGGGCATCAGTCCCATCTGAAAGGGTGgtttcattattaaataatatttgcacaGACTATAGGAGCAGATTGACACCCGAACACTTCAACCAATTAGTATTTTTAGGTTCTCTAGAAGATTGGAAAatttaagtattaataaaaatgatcccaaaattttaatttgtttttttattgacatcGAGATTTTATGTGAGGtgttatttttgtgttttattatgtGTAACCAAATATCAGCTATAATACAAACACCACAATTGTTAcaagttataattaatttaccGTACCTACAAGTCGTGATGAATTCAGTAACACATCAGAAACAACtacaattgtaattttttacaattgtaGGACTACGCGTACATATGTATAACAGACTTGTTAAAACGAGTTTAAGCTGTTTAGGATTAAAAGTTATGGGTTGTTTGTTAGTCTGTTCGTTCGTATAAGCGATACGGTGAGAAGGCTGATTTCGGTTAGTAAAAATGTCgtctaaacaatttattttcgaaagaaaaatgcagtttttgacaaaaattaaagaaaacaaggaAATTCTATTTGGTGCTTTCTCAGATAGACTTAAAAAGCAAGACTAAGTCGAGAAATGGAAGGAAATAGCTCAAGTAGCCCAAAGTATATGCTTAGTTTCAGTAGAGAAGGATTGGACCTACGTAAGAGATACTGTCTGGCAGAATTTGAAGAAATCTGCAAAGGTGAGTCTTTCGTTATTGAGCAAtcaacataaattatttacaaataattttgacattagGTACTAAACCCATTATAGATAAAATATACACAATGACATAATATAGTATTTCGCATTTTAGCTTAAAATAGACAACGCGAAAAAAACAGGGACTGGTGGGAAAAGCATGTTAAAGGTAATACCATCTACTTCAAGGAAAGCCAGTAATTCATTCGTTATTATCAACTCGTATAGACTAGTATATGGGTTTTATGtgtcttttgaaataaaaagtacagcaaaatgcaaaattttataacaaatccATTTCCAATCTATTCATCTATCCATTTCTAATTTCCACTTTTCAATTGTAGGAAAGAGAAAAGTTGTCGAAAGCACGGGTGAAAGTGACGATAAAAATGAAAAGCTGAAACTACAAATTGaacatataaaattacaaaactataaaaccaagctggaaatattaaaattagaaaaggaccTCGGGTTACCGTTTTCTGAATTTACCTCGCAGTTCCAAAATAACTTCCATTCAGAAAACGGCAAGACCTAtttatctttataataatttatctagTACCTATAGTTTAGATAGTTTAAATCCTTcgttaataaaagttgttaataaatgaaaatattttcgtCTTTATTTTGtagatatgtatatttttgaactttagTATAGAAATGAAacacgtttttaataaattttagagcaccctatatacatattttactaCTAGAGTCTGTTGtttctgttaaaataattaatcagtTCGCTTAATGTAGCTTGCGCTCCAACAGGGGGATTGTCATCGAGATGttcataattttcttcattgtcTGATAACTCTTCACCATCGTCTACCATAAAATTATCCGTGTCCCCATCACCTTTTGAAATGTTGCATAAAGTGGCACagcatttaaaaacatttgcaGCAAAAACAGGGCTCACGCGTAGGTAGTTCAAACAAggagatttttcttttaaaatcctaAACGCATTTTCTATTACTCTTCTTGTTTGTTTGTGAGCTCTGTTGAAATTTTAGCGCGCTAAAACAATGGTTGATTCCACCAACATATGAAAATCCACTAAATCAAGCCCAACAGGATAAGCTGAGTCTCCCAGAATTACCGAATTAGGATGGGGAGACCCATCCTAATTCATgagaagataaataaaataaattactgttaCGAAGTACTCTTACGTCATGAACGCTACCGGGCCAGTTAGcactaacataataaaaatttaggtCAGGACCACAAATAGCCATGCAATTAATTGAATGTTTACCATGGCGATCTACAAAGGCTGACTCGTCTATAGTCGGGGCATCTATATTTATCAGTGTTCCATCGACAGCACCACATACTTCGGGAAAACCGGCGATGCCATGAAATCTTTGAATAATATCCAATGTGTTATGTGGCCATGACACGATTTCGTCaaattttatatcatttacCGCATTAATAGTGTCATGTACGCATCGGCACAGTCATTTTTGAAACTCCATGCATATCGCAAACGCCATGATACTGACCTCCATTTCCTAGCCAATGTAGAGCAATTAATGTCTTCTGTTGTGGAGTCAATCCATACCACCGaattgtgttattatttagCGCGGCTCCAATATCCCGAACAAGACTTTGACATTGCTGTCTGTTAAGACGGAACCTTTCCTTGAACTCGCCATCGCTAAGAAAATTAAAGTCTGTTCTTATGTTGAATCGGTATTTCCTGTGGGGAGGCACCTTCATTGTCACTTTCCGAGTCACTTGACTACATACCGAGAACGAAAACTAATGTTCACAGTGAGCtagttgatattaaaatacTGGGTTTACCGAATTTACCCACtaatatatatttacaattGTGGGAAATACTTTAACACAAATATACAAGTACTGAAGTTGTGTTACAGAATACGTctacatatgtaaaaaatcttcCGTAATTACTAGAGCCGCACAGGTAATTACAAGATTGTTCTGTTACGGAAAAATTACAagtatagataatattttta from Anthonomus grandis grandis chromosome 7, icAntGran1.3, whole genome shotgun sequence includes the following:
- the LOC126738593 gene encoding DNA-directed RNA polymerase III subunit RPC3; its protein translation is MSVILGKVISLILTERFGPVVSSVGAFLFKRQSSPILYVRKGTDLPLSKVKEALCILIKHRLVTFKANKNENLANYSLDSEKVLYMLRYPKYLNLIKTQYGDEAEMIVEEILQRGYWSAPELILKVHERMSKNSDRPPTLVHIKDKLIFLITAKYLQRIPYSTDEKPVPDLHVDEKEMHVIPNIEIKNLVAHQADSSVALSYKNIYWAVNFDRFHQDMRDRIMVTAFTRKFDECSGEIIKLFLRQMYIRTEPWADVSNPIPAIEIKDILKRQQSNNSHTLPFFDQYINIIEQDNSKLLRKAGEASGGSYQIYLKEAFTQFVWELVEQVVLEKYDSKAARIFRLVKLKPYIEPDQIQQLAMIPAKDAKKLSYQLYEENFLHIQELRKTSANNGPTKNFTLFHIQLENVVRMLLEMCYKTLFNHISRRNHEKELNKRIIDKKQRVETILLGMRAQGATEEQINDIEEMITPPEKEILSNIDKIMKKLSTIELEIDDTIFLLKTFLLYY